GCCGTCGCGGCCATCCTCGCCGACTACCGCATGCCGCAGATGGACGGCATCACCTTCCTGGAGCAGGCGATGGACCTGTTCCCGTACGCGCGGCGCGCCCTGCTGACCGCCTACGCCGACACCGACGCGGCGATCCAGGCGATCAACGTCGTCGACGTCGACCACTACCTCCTCAAGCCGTGGGACCCGCCGGAGGAGAAGCTGTACCCGGTGGTCGACGCGCTGGTGGACGCGTGGCGCGCGGCCGGCGACCGGCCGGTCGAGGAGACGAAGGTGATCGGGCACCGCTGGTCCTCGCCGTCCTACAAGGTGCGCGACTTCCTGGCCCGCAACTCCGTGCCCTACCGCTGGTACTCCGTCGAGGAGCCGGAGGCCTGCCGCCTGCTCGAAGCGGCGGACTGCGCCGCCGACGACATCCCGGTGCTGATCACCCCGGACGGGACCGTGCTGCGCAAACCGGACGGCGAGCAGATCGCCGACGCCGTCGGGTTGTCGACGCGGCCCGCCTCGGAGTTCTACGACCTGGTGGTGATCGGCGGCGGCCCGGCCGGGCTCGGCGCGGCCGTCTACGGCGCCTCCGAAGGGCTGCGCACGGTCCTGGTCGAGCGCCGGGCGACCGGCGGGCAGGCCGGGCAGAGCTCCCGGATCGAGAACTACCTCGGCTTCCCGGACGGGGTTTCCGGGGCGCAGCTGACCGACCGGGCCCGCAGGCAGGCGCAGAAGTTCGGCGCGGAGGTGCTGACCGCGCGGGACGTGACCGGCCTGGAGGCCCGCGGTTCGGCGCGGGTGGTGCGGTTCGGGGACGGCAGCGAGATCGCGGCACACGCCGTCGTGCTCGCCACCGGCGTGTCCTACCGGGCGCTGGAGGCCGAGGGCGTGGCCGAGCTGACCGGCCGCGGCGTGTTCTACGGCTCGGCCGCCACCGAGGCACCCGAGTGCGAGGGCGAGCACGTCTACATCGTCGGCGGCGCCAACTCCGCCGGGCAGGCCGCCGTGTTCTTCTCCCGCTACGCCAAGGAGGTCTCGATCCTGGTGCGGGGGCCGTCGCTGCAGGCGTCCATGTCGCACTACCTCATCGAGCAGATCGAGGCGATCGGCAACATCCACGTCCGCACCCGCACCACCGTGGTGCGCGCGCACGGCACCGACCACCTCGAAGAGCTGACCCTGTGCGACGAGGAGCAGGGCATCACCGAGACGGTGCCGACCGGGCACCTGTTCGTGTTCATCGGCGCGGCGCCGCGCACCGAGTGGCTGGGTGACGACGTGCTGCGCGACGACCACGGTTTCGTGTGCACGGGCCCGGACCTGATGGTCGACGGCAAGCGACCGCCGGGGTGGACGCTCGACCGGGACCCGCACCACCTGGAGTCGTCCATCCCGGGTGTGTTCGTGGCCGGCGACGTCCGCTCGCAGTCGGTCAAGCGCGTCGCCTCTGCCGTCGGCGAGGGCGCGATGGCCGTCTCGCTCGTGCACCGCTACCTGGAGGCACGATGAGCGAGACGCAGCTGACCCGCGAGTTCCTGCGGGAGTTGTTCCTGTTCACCGATCTGTCGGACGCCCAGCTCGACTGGATCCTCGACCACGCCAAGCTCGAGCAGTACGCCGCGGACACCGCGATCATCAGCGAGGGCGACCCGGCGACGTGCTTCTACGTGCTGCTGTCCGGCGCGCTCCGGATGACGCGGCTGGTCGGCGGCAGCGAGGTGGAGACCGTCCGCTCCGACCAGCGCGGCGCCTACTGCGGGGCGACGCAGTTCTTCTACGGGCAACAGCAGCAGCGCTACGGCGCCTCGGTGTACGCGGTCACCGACCTGATGTTCCTGACGTTGCCCGCGAAGGAGTTCGCCGACCAGTTCCGCAGCTGGTTCCCGATGGCCACGCACCTGCTGGAGGGTTCGTACCTGGGCTGGCGCAACACCGACGCGCTGATCGGGCAGCGGCGGCGGCTGCTCGCACTCGGCGAGATGTCGGCGGGGCTGACCCACGAGCTGAACAACCCGGCGGCCGCGGCGGTCCGCGCCACCGCGGCGCTGCGTGAACGGGTCGCCGGGATGCGGCACAAGCTGGCGATACTGGCGAAGCGGGACATCGAGCCCGATCTGCTGGAGCTGCTGCTCGACGTGC
The window above is part of the Amycolatopsis thermoflava N1165 genome. Proteins encoded here:
- a CDS encoding FAD-dependent oxidoreductase, with translation MSLPILMTVDDDPAVSRSVARDLRRRYGQDYRVVRAASGADALEALREIKLRGDAVAAILADYRMPQMDGITFLEQAMDLFPYARRALLTAYADTDAAIQAINVVDVDHYLLKPWDPPEEKLYPVVDALVDAWRAAGDRPVEETKVIGHRWSSPSYKVRDFLARNSVPYRWYSVEEPEACRLLEAADCAADDIPVLITPDGTVLRKPDGEQIADAVGLSTRPASEFYDLVVIGGGPAGLGAAVYGASEGLRTVLVERRATGGQAGQSSRIENYLGFPDGVSGAQLTDRARRQAQKFGAEVLTARDVTGLEARGSARVVRFGDGSEIAAHAVVLATGVSYRALEAEGVAELTGRGVFYGSAATEAPECEGEHVYIVGGANSAGQAAVFFSRYAKEVSILVRGPSLQASMSHYLIEQIEAIGNIHVRTRTTVVRAHGTDHLEELTLCDEEQGITETVPTGHLFVFIGAAPRTEWLGDDVLRDDHGFVCTGPDLMVDGKRPPGWTLDRDPHHLESSIPGVFVAGDVRSQSVKRVASAVGEGAMAVSLVHRYLEAR